One segment of candidate division WOR-3 bacterium DNA contains the following:
- a CDS encoding T9SS type A sorting domain-containing protein yields the protein MKKLIGVCIIVFSLTLFGKGTFDFETEEQPFNGNLYEQAWCPISLIERSSDIAYEGNYSLKVVFNDPQGTGKMKWAFGADNTPLTSDLQFGDTVFFWVYLPSGYDDAMSSMQPFIQNESWGWHGHYQSWASLPKDEWHCNWCDISELTLPIIRAGIEFTSAVESPECTVYVDLVSSVSRQGGSGVNLFSDPEKITLEPSINKIKFSLDESAPILISVYNLTGTKIAEIAPGVMTKGTHEFKVEAPGGIYIVKLVAGKVTKKSKLIIFK from the coding sequence ATGAAGAAATTAATAGGGGTATGTATTATAGTTTTTTCTTTAACATTATTTGGAAAAGGAACTTTTGATTTTGAAACCGAAGAACAACCATTCAATGGAAATCTATATGAACAAGCGTGGTGCCCAATAAGTTTAATAGAACGATCCAGTGATATTGCTTACGAGGGAAACTATTCTTTAAAGGTAGTCTTTAACGATCCTCAAGGAACGGGGAAGATGAAATGGGCTTTTGGTGCAGATAATACTCCTTTAACCAGTGATCTTCAGTTTGGAGATACTGTATTCTTTTGGGTGTATTTGCCTAGTGGATATGATGATGCAATGAGTAGCATGCAACCTTTTATCCAGAACGAAAGTTGGGGGTGGCATGGTCACTATCAAAGTTGGGCTTCCCTTCCAAAAGATGAATGGCATTGTAATTGGTGTGACATATCCGAATTAACTCTTCCCATAATAAGAGCGGGAATTGAATTCACAAGCGCTGTAGAAAGTCCGGAATGCACGGTTTACGTAGATTTAGTTTCCAGTGTCTCTCGGCAAGGTGGTTCTGGAGTTAATCTATTTAGCGACCCAGAAAAGATCACTCTTGAACCTTCAATAAATAAAATAAAGTTTTCATTGGATGAGTCTGCTCCTATCTTAATAAGTGTTTACAATCTCACAGGTACAAAAATAGCTGAAATAGCTCCAGGGGTGATGACTAAAGGGACCCACGAATTCAAAGTAGAGGCTCCAGGAGGAATTTACATAGTAAAACTTGTTGCAGGTAAAGTGACGAAAAAGAGCAAACTCATAATTTTTAAATAA
- a CDS encoding co-chaperone GroES, producing MIEPVGRRVLVKRIEEEEKKGGIIVPDTAKEKPQWGIVENVAKVKKDDDPLPVKKGDKVLFGKYSGTEIEYEGEEYLILNEDDILAKIEK from the coding sequence ATGATAGAACCAGTAGGGAGACGTGTGTTGGTTAAAAGGATTGAAGAGGAAGAAAAGAAAGGAGGAATTATAGTGCCTGATACAGCAAAGGAGAAGCCTCAGTGGGGTATTGTTGAAAATGTGGCAAAGGTTAAGAAAGATGATGATCCTCTACCTGTGAAGAAAGGGGATAAAGTTCTATTTGGAAAGTATAGTGGAACAGAAATAGAGTATGAAGGGGAAGAATATCTAATATTGAATGAAGATGATATTCTTGCGAAAATAGAAAAGTAA
- the groL gene encoding chaperonin GroEL (60 kDa chaperone family; promotes refolding of misfolded polypeptides especially under stressful conditions; forms two stacked rings of heptamers to form a barrel-shaped 14mer; ends can be capped by GroES; misfolded proteins enter the barrel where they are refolded when GroES binds), translating to MAAKEIIYGQDASNALRTGVTKLAKAVRVTLGPKGRNVALEKSWGAPTVTKDGVTVAKEIELKDPFENMGAQMVKEVASKTSEVAGDGTTTATVLAEAILLEGMKNVAAGANPMALKRGMLKAVDVVVEELKKISQPVKGREEIEQVATISANNDKEIGQIIADAMEKVGKDGVITAEEGKGLKTELEVVEGMQFDRGYISPYFITNQEEMTVELDNPYILIHEGKLSAMKPLLPLLERISQQGVPLLIIAENVEGEALATLVVNKLRGTLNVAAVKAPGYGDRRKEMLKDIAILTGGLFISEEIGIKLEGVQLSDLGQCDKVKIDKDNTTIIGGKGDPEKIKGRIQQIKTEIETTTSDYDREKLQERLAKLAGGVAVIKVGAATEVEMKEKKARVEDALHATRAAVEEGIIPGGGVGLLRTIPAARKFAETLEGDERLGAQIIAKVLSEPLRWIANNAGEEGAVIVEKVMNEKNVNMGFNAETLQIEDMMKAGIVDPTKVARSALQNAVSVASLLTTTETLVAEKKEEKETQGAGAGMPPM from the coding sequence ATGGCTGCTAAAGAAATTATATATGGTCAAGATGCAAGTAATGCTCTTAGAACAGGTGTTACAAAACTTGCTAAGGCTGTAAGGGTTACCCTTGGTCCTAAGGGTAGGAATGTGGCTCTTGAGAAGAGCTGGGGTGCTCCTACTGTGACAAAAGATGGAGTCACTGTTGCTAAAGAAATAGAGCTAAAAGATCCTTTTGAGAATATGGGAGCCCAGATGGTGAAAGAAGTTGCTTCTAAGACGAGTGAAGTTGCAGGAGACGGGACTACAACAGCAACTGTTCTTGCTGAAGCAATTCTTTTAGAAGGAATGAAGAATGTTGCAGCTGGGGCTAATCCAATGGCTTTGAAAAGGGGAATGTTAAAGGCTGTTGATGTGGTTGTGGAGGAACTAAAAAAGATTTCTCAGCCAGTTAAGGGGAGAGAGGAAATAGAACAGGTTGCGACAATTTCTGCGAATAATGATAAGGAGATTGGACAAATAATAGCTGATGCTATGGAGAAAGTGGGAAAAGATGGAGTGATTACAGCTGAAGAAGGTAAAGGTCTTAAGACAGAACTTGAAGTTGTTGAGGGAATGCAGTTTGATCGTGGATATATCTCCCCTTATTTTATAACAAATCAAGAAGAAATGACAGTGGAATTAGACAATCCTTATATCTTAATCCATGAAGGTAAACTTTCCGCAATGAAACCTTTACTTCCTCTGCTTGAAAGAATTTCACAACAGGGAGTTCCACTTCTTATAATAGCAGAGAATGTGGAAGGAGAAGCTCTCGCAACACTTGTTGTTAATAAGCTAAGAGGAACCTTGAATGTGGCTGCTGTGAAGGCTCCTGGGTATGGGGATAGAAGAAAGGAAATGTTAAAGGATATTGCAATTCTTACTGGAGGTTTATTTATTTCGGAAGAGATTGGAATTAAGCTTGAAGGTGTTCAGCTCTCCGATCTTGGACAGTGTGATAAGGTGAAGATTGATAAGGATAATACCACTATAATTGGAGGAAAGGGAGATCCTGAAAAGATTAAAGGGAGAATTCAGCAGATTAAGACAGAAATAGAAACAACCACTTCTGACTATGACAGAGAGAAACTTCAGGAAAGACTTGCAAAACTTGCAGGTGGTGTAGCGGTTATTAAGGTTGGTGCTGCAACCGAGGTAGAGATGAAGGAAAAGAAAGCAAGGGTTGAAGATGCTCTTCACGCTACAAGGGCGGCTGTCGAAGAAGGAATTATTCCTGGTGGAGGAGTTGGTCTATTGAGAACAATACCCGCTGCAAGGAAATTTGCAGAGACGCTTGAAGGAGATGAACGTCTTGGAGCCCAGATAATAGCTAAGGTTCTTTCTGAACCTCTTAGATGGATTGCAAATAATGCTGGAGAAGAAGGAGCGGTTATTGTGGAGAAAGTTATGAATGAGAAAAATGTGAATATGGGATTCAATGCAGAGACTTTGCAGATTGAAGATATGATGAAAGCGGGTATTGTAGATCCAACAAAGGTGGCGAGAAGTGCTCTTCAGAATGCTGTCTCAGTTGCTTCTCTCCTTACAACAACTGAAACTTTAGTGGCAGAGAAAAAAGAAGAAAAAGAGACTCAGGGTGCCGGCGCAGGAATGCCTCCAATGTAA
- a CDS encoding class I SAM-dependent methyltransferase, with protein sequence MEPLSLSHSNKPYTNIARYYDLLMKDVKYDEWIEYILETINLFNIKTTPLLDVTCGTGNSTIPFLNRNLTPILGMDNSIEMLKVAKEKKPDLLLVQANALRIPFLNYFNLAISMFDSLNYLLELKKLIQAFYSIKEALKPEGHFIFDLNTPYGLRCASGREVREENQNFISIWRNSYDKDSKILTLHLTLFVKENGRWRRIDEIHKERGYEEEEVKYALKLSNFKVINTFKCFEHNKVDKFTRRILYVAKKNGAD encoded by the coding sequence ATGGAACCGTTGTCTTTAAGCCATTCAAATAAACCATACACTAATATTGCAAGATACTACGATCTTTTAATGAAAGACGTAAAATATGATGAGTGGATTGAATACATATTAGAAACTATTAATCTTTTCAATATAAAAACAACTCCTCTTTTGGATGTAACCTGTGGAACCGGAAATTCAACCATTCCCTTTTTAAATAGAAACTTAACGCCAATTTTAGGGATGGATAATTCTATAGAAATGCTAAAAGTGGCAAAAGAAAAAAAGCCAGACCTCCTTCTTGTTCAAGCAAATGCTCTTAGAATACCTTTTTTAAATTATTTCAATCTTGCAATTTCAATGTTCGATTCTCTAAATTATCTTCTTGAATTAAAAAAGCTAATTCAAGCTTTTTACTCTATAAAAGAGGCTCTCAAACCAGAAGGACATTTTATTTTCGACTTAAACACCCCTTATGGTTTAAGATGTGCTAGTGGAAGAGAAGTTAGAGAAGAAAATCAAAATTTTATAAGTATTTGGAGAAACTCATATGATAAAGATTCTAAAATCCTAACTCTTCATTTGACTCTTTTTGTCAAAGAGAACGGAAGATGGAGAAGAATAGATGAGATTCATAAAGAAAGAGGTTACGAAGAAGAGGAAGTAAAATACGCTTTAAAGCTTTCAAATTTTAAGGTTATAAATACATTTAAATGCTTTGAACACAACAAAGTGGACAAATTTACGCGAAGAATTTTATACGTTGCCAAAAAAAATGGGGCAGATTAA
- a CDS encoding ABC transporter permease subunit: MSKTLTIALNTFKEAIRDKTIISIGVVGFLLLAFSKIFIPISVGEGAKVIKDFGISIIEIFGVLVVILIGTRILYDEVERKTIYSIMSKPVESLEFVGGKFLGLYYLTIVVQVLLFFIFSLFYKLYLGVFEIHLLKILYFFLFEFFLLDALAIFLSAFTSPLTSGILTLVLFFIAHLSYYLITFPYVINAPELSWFFKFLFYILPNFSPFNIKATVVYHLPLPLGAYILAFSYSLLYSIILIILSSFLYYKKEFL, from the coding sequence ATGAGTAAGACATTGACAATTGCTCTAAACACATTTAAAGAAGCAATAAGAGATAAAACTATTATCTCTATCGGAGTGGTGGGATTTCTCCTTTTAGCCTTTTCAAAAATTTTCATTCCAATCTCCGTTGGAGAAGGAGCAAAGGTAATAAAAGACTTTGGAATTAGTATAATTGAGATCTTTGGTGTTTTAGTTGTTATACTCATTGGAACAAGGATTCTTTACGATGAAGTAGAAAGAAAAACAATTTACTCTATTATGTCTAAACCTGTAGAATCTCTGGAATTCGTTGGAGGTAAATTCTTAGGATTATATTATCTAACAATTGTGGTTCAAGTTTTACTATTTTTTATCTTTTCCCTCTTCTATAAACTCTATTTAGGAGTCTTCGAGATACATTTACTCAAAATTCTCTATTTCTTCCTTTTTGAATTTTTTCTTCTGGATGCTCTTGCAATTTTTCTTTCAGCCTTTACTTCTCCTTTAACTTCTGGAATTTTAACTTTGGTTCTTTTCTTTATCGCTCATCTTAGCTATTATCTTATCACCTTTCCTTATGTAATAAATGCTCCAGAATTATCTTGGTTCTTCAAATTTTTATTTTACATCTTGCCCAATTTCTCTCCATTTAACATTAAAGCAACAGTAGTTTATCACCTACCTTTACCTTTAGGGGCTTATATTTTGGCTTTTTCCTACTCTCTTTTATATTCTATAATTCTCATAATATTATCCTCTTTCTTATACTACAAAAAGGAATTTTTATGA
- a CDS encoding ABC transporter ATP-binding protein, which translates to MKVLEIDSIVKIYRSPFLLKKIIGVNNLSMEIEEGEIFGLLGPNGAGKTTTLKIITGLIRPTKGKIKLFESLEPLYARRKIGFLPENPSFYPHLTGRELLEFYAKLYGKKVSKKEIDNLLEMVGLSKSIGKRIHMYSKGMIQRIGFAQAIIGDPEFVILDEPLSALDPIGRRELKDLIVEINKQGKTILFSSHILPDVEAICSRVGIIFNGKMKKVGAIKEILEEKINYIEIEFEGIKEPKKFEKYGEMKVEKGTVFLRVKNEKERDKVIKEVIKKKGKILSVSPIKKNLEEYFIKIINE; encoded by the coding sequence ATGAAGGTCTTGGAAATTGATTCTATAGTCAAAATTTATCGATCCCCTTTCTTGCTTAAAAAAATTATAGGTGTAAACAATCTAAGTATGGAAATTGAAGAGGGAGAAATATTTGGACTTTTAGGTCCAAATGGCGCAGGTAAAACAACAACTCTAAAAATAATCACAGGTCTTATTCGACCAACAAAGGGAAAGATAAAACTATTTGAAAGCTTAGAACCTCTTTACGCAAGAAGAAAAATTGGATTTTTACCAGAAAATCCTTCCTTTTATCCACACTTAACAGGAAGAGAGCTTCTTGAATTTTATGCAAAGCTTTATGGTAAAAAAGTTTCCAAAAAAGAAATTGATAATTTATTGGAAATGGTGGGACTTTCAAAAAGTATTGGAAAAAGAATTCATATGTATTCAAAAGGGATGATTCAAAGAATTGGGTTTGCTCAAGCTATTATTGGGGATCCTGAATTTGTAATTCTTGACGAACCTCTTAGTGCACTTGATCCAATAGGGAGAAGAGAATTAAAAGATTTAATTGTAGAAATTAATAAACAAGGAAAAACGATCTTATTTTCTTCCCACATTCTTCCAGATGTAGAAGCTATTTGTAGTAGAGTAGGAATTATATTTAACGGGAAAATGAAAAAAGTGGGTGCGATAAAAGAAATTTTAGAAGAAAAAATTAATTATATAGAAATAGAATTTGAAGGAATAAAGGAACCAAAAAAGTTCGAAAAATATGGAGAAATGAAAGTAGAAAAAGGAACTGTATTTTTAAGAGTTAAAAATGAGAAAGAAAGGGATAAAGTGATAAAAGAAGTAATAAAAAAGAAGGGGAAAATCTTATCTGTGTCTCCTATTAAAAAGAACCTTGAAGAATATTTCATCAAGATAATAAATGAGTAA
- the amrS gene encoding AmmeMemoRadiSam system radical SAM enzyme — protein sequence MNRREFLKTLSVLPLIGLTKQEERGYYVSPKLASYWVKKEGNTVQCENCPHKCILNDKQRGFCRVRENRKGKLYTLSYGNPCAVHIDPIEKKPLYHFFPGTTAYSIATAGCNMRCKYCQNYHISQVPPEETNNYRLPPEALVEDVLSYKDKYNISSIAYTYTEPSIFIEYMIDSCKLAKNKGLKNIYHSNGYLNEKPLIDLIPFLDGANIDLKFFKETSYREISSGTLQPVLRTLKKLKDGGVWIEITYLVIPTINDDKKEIKEMVSWVLNNLGDEVPIHFSRFYPTYKLTNLPPTPLESVQMARELALKMGIKHSYVGNVPQGDPGENTYCPKCGEILIRRRGFFVLTNKIKNNSCPKCGEKISGIWE from the coding sequence ATGAATAGAAGGGAGTTCTTAAAAACTCTTTCAGTTTTACCTTTAATAGGCTTAACCAAGCAAGAGGAGAGAGGTTATTATGTCTCTCCAAAATTAGCTTCATATTGGGTAAAAAAAGAAGGAAACACTGTCCAGTGCGAAAATTGCCCTCATAAATGTATTTTAAATGATAAACAAAGAGGCTTCTGCAGAGTTAGAGAAAACAGAAAAGGAAAATTATACACCCTAAGTTATGGTAACCCCTGTGCTGTTCATATTGACCCCATTGAGAAAAAACCTCTTTACCATTTTTTCCCGGGGACAACTGCTTATTCAATAGCCACAGCTGGTTGTAATATGAGATGTAAATATTGTCAGAATTATCATATATCCCAGGTCCCTCCAGAAGAAACAAATAATTATAGACTCCCTCCAGAGGCCCTTGTAGAAGATGTTCTCTCTTACAAAGATAAATACAATATAAGCTCTATTGCTTACACTTATACAGAACCTTCTATTTTTATTGAATATATGATTGATTCCTGTAAGCTTGCAAAAAATAAAGGGCTAAAAAATATTTATCATTCTAACGGTTATTTAAACGAGAAACCCTTAATAGACCTAATTCCCTTCCTTGATGGGGCAAATATTGATTTAAAGTTTTTCAAAGAGACCTCTTATAGAGAAATCTCATCTGGAACTCTTCAACCTGTCCTCCGCACTTTAAAAAAACTTAAAGATGGAGGAGTTTGGATCGAAATCACTTATTTGGTGATTCCTACAATAAATGATGATAAAAAAGAGATAAAAGAAATGGTAAGTTGGGTTTTAAATAACTTAGGAGATGAAGTTCCAATTCATTTCTCAAGGTTTTACCCAACCTATAAACTAACGAATCTTCCCCCCACTCCATTAGAAAGCGTTCAAATGGCAAGAGAACTCGCCCTAAAAATGGGGATTAAGCACTCTTATGTTGGAAATGTCCCTCAGGGAGACCCTGGAGAGAACACTTATTGCCCAAAATGTGGAGAAATCTTAATAAGAAGAAGGGGATTTTTTGTCCTTACCAATAAAATAAAAAACAATAGTTGCCCAAAATGTGGTGAAAAAATAAGTGGAATTTGGGAATGA
- a CDS encoding corrinoid protein: protein MDILNGLKESVISGNETKALEWTQKALEEGVDIERMLKEGFIPAMEIVGSKFQANEIYVPEMLMSARAMKAGMKLLKPLLTQRGIEPIGKVVIGTVKGDLHDIGKNLVAMMLEGGGFEVFDVGVDVPPGKFLDTVREKKADILGLSALLTTTMVEMKNVIEVFKESGLREKIKIIVGGAPVNADYAKEIGADGYAPDAASAVRLAKSLLDKR from the coding sequence GTGGATATCCTTAATGGATTAAAAGAAAGTGTAATTTCAGGAAATGAAACAAAGGCATTGGAGTGGACCCAAAAGGCCTTAGAAGAAGGAGTGGATATTGAGAGGATGTTAAAGGAAGGGTTCATTCCTGCTATGGAGATTGTAGGAAGTAAGTTCCAGGCGAATGAGATTTATGTTCCAGAGATGTTAATGTCTGCAAGAGCAATGAAAGCAGGGATGAAGTTGCTTAAGCCTTTATTGACTCAAAGAGGGATTGAGCCTATAGGGAAAGTTGTTATTGGAACCGTTAAAGGAGACCTCCATGATATTGGGAAGAATTTGGTCGCGATGATGTTGGAAGGAGGAGGTTTTGAAGTTTTTGATGTTGGAGTGGATGTTCCACCTGGAAAATTTTTGGATACGGTAAGGGAAAAGAAAGCAGATATTCTTGGCCTTTCTGCTTTACTCACAACAACGATGGTGGAGATGAAGAATGTTATAGAAGTTTTTAAAGAAAGTGGTTTAAGGGAGAAGATTAAGATAATTGTGGGAGGCGCTCCTGTAAATGCGGATTATGCTAAAGAAATTGGAGCTGATGGCTATGCGCCTGACGCCGCATCTGCTGTGAGGTTGGCTAAATCTCTATTAGATAAAAGATGA
- a CDS encoding methyltransferase MtaB domain-containing protein has product MKKYNSLAYKKAQDIWFGRSLHPLVCGFGLRIGDGKVFPEINYTLPPMSVSMNNIEEIEKQYDFMVKGILKRAVTLQVPGIVLEFEHLPPMTDILEIGVRITKKTKEIMKDFYDKYGLNSALRVTICDTREEERPPKMRSGQAIKRIFSSFLENAYSGGDLLSIESIGGKEVNDRALMEGNVAGILFSLGVLAPRDMHFLWKEINEIAKETNTVPAGDSACGLANTAMMLADRGYIPEVLAATIRAMSSVRSLIAFEEGAVGPSKDCAYEGPIIKAITGYPISMEGKSSACAHLSHLGNIAGAVCDLWSNESIQNIKLLADYAPIVFTEILAYDCRVMNTAIENDQDKVLQELLIKSDELKNVQAFIISPENSFEIAKVIVEEKDDFLRTRLAGLKACELIKEAVKDRKLTLSDRELNWLNKIEAEIAKYEREEILIKEMSSLYGEFFLLDEYGIGF; this is encoded by the coding sequence ATGAAAAAGTATAATTCTTTAGCTTATAAGAAAGCTCAGGATATTTGGTTTGGGAGATCTCTTCACCCTTTAGTTTGTGGTTTTGGTCTTAGAATTGGAGATGGGAAAGTTTTTCCAGAGATTAATTATACCTTACCTCCTATGAGTGTTTCTATGAATAACATTGAGGAAATAGAAAAACAATATGACTTTATGGTGAAAGGTATTCTTAAGAGAGCTGTAACTTTACAGGTTCCTGGAATAGTCCTTGAGTTTGAGCATCTCCCTCCTATGACAGATATTTTAGAGATTGGGGTTAGAATAACAAAAAAGACAAAGGAAATAATGAAAGATTTTTATGATAAATATGGTCTTAATTCAGCTTTAAGAGTTACAATTTGTGATACAAGGGAAGAAGAGCGTCCTCCTAAGATGAGAAGTGGACAAGCTATAAAAAGAATTTTTTCTTCTTTTCTTGAAAATGCTTATTCGGGAGGAGACTTACTCTCTATAGAATCTATAGGAGGAAAAGAGGTGAACGATAGAGCTTTAATGGAGGGAAATGTTGCAGGGATTCTTTTTTCCTTAGGTGTTCTTGCTCCAAGAGATATGCATTTTTTGTGGAAGGAAATTAATGAGATTGCAAAAGAGACAAACACAGTCCCTGCAGGAGATTCTGCCTGTGGTCTTGCAAATACAGCTATGATGCTTGCCGATAGGGGTTATATTCCTGAGGTTCTTGCAGCTACAATTAGGGCAATGTCTTCTGTTCGCTCTCTTATTGCTTTTGAAGAAGGAGCAGTTGGACCTTCTAAGGATTGTGCTTATGAAGGTCCTATAATTAAAGCGATCACAGGTTATCCAATATCTATGGAAGGAAAGTCTTCTGCTTGCGCACATTTGAGTCACTTGGGAAATATTGCTGGTGCGGTTTGCGATCTTTGGAGCAATGAGTCTATTCAGAACATAAAGCTTTTAGCGGATTACGCTCCTATAGTCTTTACTGAAATTTTAGCTTATGATTGTCGAGTTATGAATACAGCAATAGAAAATGATCAAGATAAAGTTTTACAAGAACTTCTTATTAAAAGCGATGAGCTTAAAAATGTTCAAGCTTTTATTATTTCTCCAGAAAATTCTTTTGAAATTGCAAAGGTAATTGTTGAGGAAAAAGACGATTTCTTACGAACCAGACTGGCAGGATTAAAAGCTTGTGAGTTGATTAAAGAGGCGGTAAAAGATAGAAAGCTTACGCTTAGCGATAGAGAATTAAATTGGTTAAACAAAATTGAAGCAGAAATAGCTAAATATGAAAGGGAGGAAATTTTGATAAAAGAAATGAGTTCATTATATGGAGAATTTTTCTTATTGGATGAATATGGAATTGGGTTTTGA